A single region of the Parasphingorhabdus litoris DSM 22379 genome encodes:
- a CDS encoding flagellar hook-basal body complex protein, translating to MSFFTSLSGLKAAQTDLNVISNNVANTNSTGFKKSRANFGDLFAAAPTQTTKTVAGQGVRLTGITQQFTQGTLQATEKTLDLAIAGDGFFSVRGQPPRQDLTFTRNGAFSVNVDREVVDTTGAKAQLLPVDANGVATSNNIADMFDFILPEFDPGDPTALLTNIGINGEGVVSATFSNGNQINIGAMAMASFTAIEGLRPVGDAHWQSTGDSGPPQINQAANGPLGQVRSGSLELANVDITEELVSLIAAQRNFQANAQAIETANTLSQTVINLQV from the coding sequence ATGTCTTTCTTTACGTCCCTCAGTGGCTTGAAAGCTGCGCAAACCGACTTGAATGTTATTTCAAACAATGTCGCCAATACCAACTCAACCGGCTTCAAGAAAAGCCGAGCAAACTTCGGCGATCTGTTTGCTGCTGCACCAACACAGACAACCAAAACCGTTGCTGGCCAAGGTGTAAGGCTGACCGGCATCACACAACAATTTACGCAAGGCACCTTGCAGGCGACCGAAAAGACGCTTGATTTGGCAATTGCTGGTGACGGGTTTTTCTCCGTCCGCGGACAACCCCCACGTCAGGATTTGACCTTTACCCGTAATGGCGCCTTTTCCGTCAACGTTGATCGCGAAGTTGTCGACACTACAGGTGCGAAAGCCCAGCTATTGCCAGTCGATGCCAATGGCGTGGCAACATCAAATAACATCGCCGACATGTTCGACTTTATTTTGCCTGAATTCGATCCGGGTGATCCAACGGCCTTGCTGACCAATATTGGCATAAATGGCGAAGGCGTGGTTAGCGCGACCTTCTCAAACGGCAACCAGATCAATATCGGTGCCATGGCTATGGCAAGTTTCACTGCCATTGAAGGTCTGCGCCCGGTTGGTGACGCGCACTGGCAATCAACTGGTGATTCCGGTCCGCCCCAGATCAACCAAGCTGCTAATGGTCCATTGGGTCAGGTGCGTTCTGGTTCTCTGGAACTTGCCAATGTGGATATCACTGAAGAGCTGGTGTCGCTCATCGCAGCACAGCGTAACTTTCAGGCCAATGCCCAGGCGATAGAAACGGCCAATACGCTCAGCCAGACGGTTATCAACCTTCAGGTCTAG
- a CDS encoding flagellar basal body rod protein FlgF, giving the protein MDKLAYTSVNAMKSLMNRQTAIANNMANSNTVGFKADMVSAKSQYLNGPGHDSRAMAVERPMQADMNSGSVTQTGRSMDIALEGDAMIAVQAADGKEAYSRRGDLRIAASGAMVTGDGFPVMGAGGPITMPPAERVDIGADGTVFFVPQGGDPTQPQELDRIKLVSMTGSAISKGPDALFRAANDGVLPVDDNARVISGALEESNVNMTAALVDMIETSRAWETQAKLLRTAQELDESSAGVMSMPQ; this is encoded by the coding sequence ATGGATAAGCTTGCATATACCAGTGTCAACGCGATGAAATCGCTGATGAACCGCCAGACGGCCATTGCTAACAATATGGCGAATTCAAATACTGTGGGTTTCAAAGCCGATATGGTGTCGGCGAAATCCCAGTATCTGAATGGTCCGGGTCATGACAGCCGCGCAATGGCCGTTGAGCGGCCGATGCAGGCCGATATGAACAGCGGTTCCGTTACGCAAACGGGCCGCTCCATGGATATTGCTTTGGAGGGCGATGCCATGATTGCGGTGCAAGCCGCCGATGGCAAAGAAGCCTATTCGCGGCGCGGCGACCTTCGCATCGCCGCGTCCGGGGCCATGGTCACCGGCGATGGTTTTCCGGTCATGGGCGCTGGAGGCCCGATCACCATGCCACCCGCCGAACGGGTTGATATAGGGGCCGACGGCACCGTCTTTTTTGTCCCTCAAGGCGGTGACCCGACGCAGCCGCAGGAACTCGACAGGATCAAGCTGGTCAGCATGACCGGTAGCGCCATTTCAAAAGGGCCGGACGCCTTGTTCCGCGCTGCCAATGACGGCGTTCTTCCGGTTGATGACAATGCAAGAGTCATTTCTGGCGCACTGGAGGAATCCAACGTCAACATGACCGCGGCGCTGGTCGACATGATTGAAACCAGTCGTGCCTGGGAAACCCAGGCAAAGCTGCTGCGCACCGCGCAAGAGCTGGATGAGAGCAGCGCCGGCGTGATGAGCATGCCGCAATGA